A DNA window from Vigna angularis cultivar LongXiaoDou No.4 chromosome 1, ASM1680809v1, whole genome shotgun sequence contains the following coding sequences:
- the LOC108347015 gene encoding cytochrome P450 86A22, producing the protein MEASTALMFLSAIAAYLIWFTFVTRSLKGPRVWPLLGSLPGLIQHANRMHDWIADNLRACGGTYQTCICALPFLARKQCLVTVTCDPKNLEHILKLRFDNYPKGPTWQSAFHDLLGQGIFNSDGDTWLFQRKTAALEFTTRTLRQAMARWVNRAIKHRFCPILAAAQQENKSVDLQDLLLRLTFDNICGLAFGQDPQTLAVGLPDNAFAISFDSATEATLQRFILPEILWKLKRWLRLGMEVSLSRSLKHIDQYLSSIIKNRKLELVNGTGSHHDDLLSRFMRKKEIYSDEFLQQVALNFILAGRDTSSVALSWFFWLCIKNPHVEENILRELCTVLLSTRGEDISTWLEEPLVFDEVDRLVYLKAALSETLRLYPSVPEDSKHVVEDDVLPNGTFVPAGSSVTYSIYSVGRMKFVWGEDCLEFKPERWLSPEGDRIQVQDSYKFVSFNAGPRLCLGKDLAYLQMKSIAAAVLLRHRLAVAAGHRVEQKMSLTLFMKYGLKVNVCPRDLKPVLEKIKKTEGVDVGQK; encoded by the coding sequence ATGGAGGCATCAACGGCTTTAATGTTCCTATCTGCAATAGCGGCCTATTTAATATGGTTCACCTTCGTAACTCGCTCCCTCAAAGGTCCACGTGTCTGGCCCCTATTAGGCAGCCTCCCCGGTCTCATCCAACATGCCAACCGCATGCATGACTGGATTGCTGACAACCTACGCGCCTGCGGCGGCACCTACCAAACCTGCATCTGCGCCCTCCCCTTCCTCGCACGCAAACAGTGCCTCGTCACTGTCACCTGCGACCCCAAGAACCTCGAGCACATCCTCAAGCTCCGCTTCGACAACTATCCCAAGGGCCCCACCTGGCAGTCAGCCTTCCATGATTTGCTCGGTCAGGGCATCTTCAACTCCGACGGTGACACCTGGCTCTTTCAGCGCAAAACAGCGGCGCTCGAATTCACCACGCGCACCCTGCGCCAGGCCATGGCGCGTTGGGTCAACCGAGCCATTAAGCACAGGTTCTGTCCCATCCTGGCCGCGGCTCAGCAAGAGAACAAATCGGTGGATCTCCAAGACCTCTTGCTTCGCCTCACTTTCGACAACATATGCGGCTTGGCTTTCGGGCAGGACCCTCAGACTCTGGCCGTTGGGCTCCCTGACAACGCTTTCGCTATTTCCTTTGACAGCGCCACCGAAGCCACTTTACAACGCTTCATTCTGCCGGAGATTCTTTGGAAGCTCAAGCGATGGCTCCGCCTCGGCATGGAAGTGAGCCTTAGCCGAAGCCTCAAACACATCGACCAGTATCTCTCCAGCATCATCAAGAACCGTAAACTCGAACTCGTCAACGGCACTGGCTCCCACCACGACGACCTCTTGTCTCGTTTCATGAGGAAAAAGGAAATCTACTCGGACGAGTTCCTCCAGCAGGTGGCACTCAACTTCATCCTGGCCGGACGCGATACGTCATCGGTGGCCCTCAGCTGGTTCTTCTGGCTCTGTATCAAGAATCCGCACGTGGAGGAAAACATCCTTCGAGAACTCTGCACTGTTCTGCTCTCCACTCGTGGAGAAGATATCTCAACCTGGCTGGAAGAACCTCTCGTGTTCGACGAGGTAGACCGTCTCGTCTATCTCAAAGCTGCCTTGTCCGAGACCCTGCGACTTTACCCTTCCGTCCCTGAAGACTCCAAACATGTGGTTGAGGACGATGTTCTCCCCAACGGAACTTTCGTTCCGGCGGGGTCCTCCGTGACGTATTCGATTTACTCCGTTGGGAGGATGAAGTTCGTATGGGGAGAGGATTGCCTCGAGTTCAAGCCAGAGCGGTGGCTCTCTCCCGAAGGAGACAGAATTCAGGTTCAAGACTCTTATAAGTTTGTTTCCTTCAATGCGGGACCGAGGCTTTGTTTGGGGAAGGACCTGGCTTACTTGCAGATGAAGTCCATCGCGGCGGCGGTGCTGCTCCGCCACCGCCTCGCAGTCGCGGCGGGCCACCGCGTGGAGCAGAAGATGTCGCTCACGCTCTTCATGAAGTACGGTCTGAAGGTGAACGTGTGCCCTAGGGATCTGAAACCGGTGctggaaaagataaaaaagactGAGGGTGTCGATGTCGGTCAAAAGTGA